The DNA segment CAAAAGCCTTCAATTCAGCTAACTTTCCGTCTTCAAATCTCCAGACGTCACAGTATTCATAATCGACCCATTCCGAATTCTCGTTTAGTAAACTGATGGTTCCCATAGCGGTCAGATAATTACCTTCTTCAATCATTAATGCAACTTCAAATTTTGGAGGTTCCTTGTATGCTTCATGCATATAGGCTCTTACCTCATCAATTCCTTTAAGCGTACGGTCACCAATAAAATCCCAATGGGTATCTTTTGTACAAAAGTTCAAAAATCCTTCGTGGTGGCCTGCTGCAATACAGGCATTAGCTTCCTGTAATATCGACTTTAAATCCATAATGTTTATTTTTCATGTAAAGTTGATTCTAATGCTGCTAAAAATGTACCGACGTATGTGATGTCTGCGATACACTTATGG comes from the Chryseobacterium nepalense genome and includes:
- a CDS encoding nuclear transport factor 2 family protein — encoded protein: MDLKSILQEANACIAAGHHEGFLNFCTKDTHWDFIGDRTLKGIDEVRAYMHEAYKEPPKFEVALMIEEGNYLTAMGTISLLNENSEWVDYEYCDVWRFEDGKLAELKAFVVS